The DNA window GATCCCGAGAAAGTCACCCAGATCGCCTGGTTGAGGACGCCCTCCCCCGGGGAACGAGGGGGTGCCGCCGGGACGATTTCCGCCGCCGGGCAACGACGGACGGTTGTCTCCCCCCGGACGTGAGGGGCGATTGCCTGCGTCGGGAAGAGAGGGGCGCTCTCCGCCACCGGGACCCACGTTGCCCGGCCGAGTTTGCGGACGGGAGCCACCGCTTGGGAATGACGGCATATTCGGAATGCTGATATCCGGCCGATTCCCACTGGGCAGACTCGGTCGTTGTCCACCTGGTCTGTTCGGCAGGGACGGTTTGAACCCGCCACTGGGCGGACTGATGTTCGGGCGTGATGGCGTCGAGGGCCTCGCCGTGGGACGGGACGGTGCTGATGGACGTGACGAAGGTCGTGAGATATTCGGGGCGCTGATATTCGGACGGGAGGTTGGTCGCGATGCACCGCCTCCACCACCGGGACGCCCTCCCCCGCCGCGAGACACGCCGCCGCCACGTCCCCCAAATCCCGCGTAAAGCGGGATCGCGAGTGCCGCACAACACAGGATTGTGAAAAGTGTTCTCAGTCGGGCCATTGAATCAATGCATTTCATTCCTGGCCTCCTTCATTCGCCGCTGCAGTCTCACTGGCGATGCGCGTCACCGTGACAGGTTCGCGAGCCGGCTGAAGTTCGCCGTTGATGGAATGGCTCGCCAGTTGAACGCGCATTGAGTCTTCAGCAATATCGCTGATCACTCGCAGGCTGTCGGCGACATCTCCTTCGGCCAGAGTGTGTACTGACTGCACGACCCACTTATCGCCATTCTTCGTCCAGAAGCCGGAACCAAACGATCCATCGGAGAAGAACGACCAGGACCGGATCTGGCGAACCTGGGGATCCCAGCCAATGATCTCGGTCCCTTCTGAAACTGTCTCACCCAGGCTGACGGAAAACGTCCTGATCAGGTAGACCTCCCCGCGAGACCAGCGACACGACGTCGCCACATCCGCCCCCTCGGTCTGATCCTTCCAATCCCCGATGAGCCATTCGAGTTCGGCGAGCTCTTCGCGGGCGGACTTGATCGGCTGACTCGTCTCGGTGATCGATTCGATCAGCCACTCATCATCAATTTGCACGAAAAGAATAATGAACGAGCTCGTCTCGGCTGTGCCGTCTTCGAGCACAAGCTGAGTGCTTCCAGTTACTTTCGCCGCTGTCTCTCCCAGAAGCTTGATCTCATCCACCGAGCCGGTCAGTCGGGCTCCGGGTTGTGTGCTAAGAAAGCTGCTTAGCTCGGCCACAATCTGCGTCCTGCCCTGCGTCGAGCCGCCGAGCGTGAGATTCGCGAAGACTCCGTCTTCCGCCCAGAGTTGAGCGATCTTGTCTGTATCGCCCTGGTTGAAGTACTCGACATAGGACTGGATCTGCTTCCGGATTACGTCCTGGCTGCCGGACGCATTCTCCTCGGCGATCGCCATTGTGGTAAAACAGGAGAGTAGACAAAACGCAAAGAGAGCTCGGAGCACTCGCATGGTCGTTCCTTCTCGTCAGAACAGGAGGGGTGAGCAGAACTGGGAATCAGTCATTGCTTTCTTGCCTGTCGATTCCTCATGCGAGTGGCCCATAACGCATCCGACACTGTGCTTCCGTACCGGCAAGTCTCGACATCCTGCCAAGATTTAATTCGCTCCGCAACAATAGATCTGTGATTCGACACCATGGAGATAATGTTCAACGCCTTCATCGGAGTCCCATAGGAAAGACATTCGTTCTTCATTATTCTCTGCGTCAGTCGACATTGATCTGCCGTTCTTCCGGCCTCGCTTTATGGACCCGAGTTATATGATGCGCTCCTGCCAACGGTTCTCGATCGTGCTGCTCATGATGGGCCTGGAATTAAGCGCCATGGAGATTCACGCCCAGGAAGCGGCTCCTTACTTTGAAGGAGATCGCATCCTTGTGAATGCCCGGATCAACGAGCAGCCCGTTCGCCTGCTCTACGATACCGGTGCTTCGTTCTCGGCAATCTTGAGCAGTGCGGCCGAACGACTGAAGATTGAGATCGACGCCCAACGCGAGCAGCAGCTCGGGAACTACCGGGTGCCGATCGGCCGGACCGCTCCTGTGGAGTTTGCGATGTTCGGCCAAACGATGACGACCCCGCTTCGTGTGGTGGTGAGTCCCCGAAAGGCTCCGTTCGATGGCGTTCTGAGCTGGCGAAACGTTAACTCGGCTCACGTGCTGATTGATGGCTACGACCGCCGTGTGCTGACGCTTAATCGCCTGCCCGAGCGAGGTTGGCAGCGATGGCAACTCGAAGCCGAGAACTCGCAGCTCTTCTTTGCCGTCACCCATGAGGGCAAGGAGATGGGTCGCGTGTTCGTCGATACGGGGACCAGCTGTGGGCTGAGGCTGTCTCCACAGCTGTGGAGACAATGGCGGGAAGAACATCCTGAAGCTGGTGTAACGCTGGAGACGTTTCAGTATTTCGTTGGCGATGTCGAATCCTATGAGCTTTCATGGGCGGAAGAGTTCTCGCTGGGAGATCTGACCTTTCGCGACGTCGATCTCAGTGTGATCCCGGAATCCGAAGAAGACATGGCGATCGACGCGGCCGGGAAAGAGTTCATCGCCATGATCGGAATTCGGGCACTCCGGAATCTGCGGATCATCATCAGCCGGGAGGAGAAGATGCTGCTCACACAGCCCATCGCGTCGATTCCCGACCACAATCGCCTGGGAGCGGTTTTCATTCCCGACCCGGATGACGAATCGGTATTACGTTGCCGCGTACTGGACGGTTCGCCCGCCGCGAAAGCCGGACTGAGAAATGGCGATGTTCTGGCGTCGATCGACGATTTTAACTTCAGTGGACGAGATGAGTCCGGTCCACGAAATCCTTCGACGTTCTTCTCTGGACCGGCGGGAACACGGCTCGCTATTGCCGTGAGACGCGACGGGGAACTGCTCGACGTTCAGGTGCAGCTGGAAGATCTGCTCCGCTGAGACATCCGAGTGAGCGGAAGTGGATCGATCAGTCGCAACCGATCGCGTCATACTTTAGAATTCGCTGATGCGTTCCGATGGGATCGCGTACCTTCATCGAGAATCTCTGACACCAATCCTCGAGCAAGATCTGCCTGCCATGCTACGAATTCTTCTGATCGTTACCCTTTCACTGCACTTCGCCGCTCAGGTTCAAGCCGAAACGACGAAGCCGAATGTTGTCGTCTTTCTGGCCGACGATGCCGGCTGGGGGGACTACAGCGAGAACGGAAACCACCAGACGAGAACGCCGAATATCGATTCCATCGCCCAGGCGGGGGTTACGCTTGATCGCTATTTCGTCTGCCCGGTCTGCTCGCCGACGCGAGCGGAGTTTCTCACCGGACGATACCACCCGCGTGGTGGTGTTCGCGGCGTCTCGACTGGTCAGGAGCGGTTGAATCTCGATGAGGCGACGGTCGCTGATGCCTTTAATAAGGCAGGCTATGCGACTGGCGCCTTCGGCAAATGGCACAACGGCAGTCAGTATCCCTACCATCCCTGTGGGCGAGGATTCGATGAGTACTTTGGCCATACCGCCGGGCACTGGGGCGAATACTTCGATGCTCCTCTCGAAGAAAACGGCAAGATGATTCGCACGGAAGGGTACATTGCCGACGTCTGCACCGATCGCGCGATCGAATTTATCAATCGAAATCAATCGCAGCCGTTCTTCTGTTACGTACCGTACTCCACGCCGCATTCCCCCTGGGCGGTGCCACAGGAGTACTGGAATGAGTACAAAGACATGCCGATTGAACAGACCGCGACCGAGCCCCAGCGGGAAGAACCGGATCATACCCGGTGTGCTCTGGCGATGGTCAAGAATCAGGACGACAACGTTGGCCGCGTGCTGAACCGGTTGGAGGAACTGGGAGTCGCTGAGAATACGATCGTGGTTTACTTCTCCGATAACGGCCCCAACAGCTGGCGCTGGAATGGTGGCATGAAGGGCCGCAAGGGAAGCACCGACGAAGGAGGTGTTCGCTCGACGTGCTACATCCGCTGGTCGAACAAACTGCCTGCAGGCACCACGGTGACTCAGATCGCCGGGGCGATTGACCTGCTGCCGACGCTGACGAGTCTCGCCGGGATCGAACGGATCGGAGACAAGCCACTTGACGGACGTGACCTCAGTCCGCTGCTCATGGGCAAGCAGACCAAATGGTCAGATCGAACGATCTTTTCAACTTGGGCGGGGCGAACCAGTGCCCGCACTCAGCAGTTCCGCCTCGATCATCAAGGCAACCTGTATGACATGGTCGCCGATCCCGGTCAGACGCAGCCGGTGAATAAGCAGCACGAGCAAACGGCGAAGCGACTGAAAGCCGAGGTCGAAGATTGGAAGATGAATGTACTCAACGCGGATCGAGACGGAGCGGATCGGGAAAAGAAGAAGCGGAACGCAGTCGATTCACGCCCGTTGACCGTCGGCTATCGCGAGTTCCCAATCACCATGTTGCCGGCTCGGGATGGGGACCCCGAAGGAGGTGTTGAACGCAGCAGCAGTGCTCCGAACTGTTCCTATTTCGTGAACTGGACCAGCGAAGAAGGCCGCATGGTCTGGTTGCTCGATGTGCATACCGCTGGCCGTTACGACGTGACAATTGATTACACCTGTCCGGTCGACGACGCCGGCTCGCAGATTGAACTCTCCTGCGGCAATCACAATCTGAAAGGACGCGTCGAGCCGGGCTGGGATCCGCCGCTCTACACGAATCAGGACACCCTGCCCCGTCCGCCGGCGGAATCGCAGATGAAGCCGTTCCGGACACTGCATCTGGGAGAGATGAAACTCGACAAGGGCGAAGGCGAACTCGTGCTGCGGGCTCTGGAGATCCCGGGCGATTACGTCATGGATGTCCGCCGTGTCACGCTGACGCTGCTGGACTGAATGACCTCTGCCAGAATCGACGATGTGACTGTCTGACTGTTTCGCGGACCCTCCGCAATAAAGAGATCGCCATTATGAGAATCCTGCTTCTATTGTTCTTCGCTGTCGTATTCACGGCGCCGCTCGAAGCCGCCGAGCTTCCCAATATCATTCTCATGATGGGGGACGATCACGGCTGGGAAGAAACCGGCTATAACGGACATCCCTATGTCAAGACGCCGGTACTCGACGAGATGGCCAGTTCCGGTCTGAAGTTCGACCGCTTTTACGCCGCTCATCCGAGTTGCTCGCCGACACGAGCCAGCTTTCTGACGGGCCGTCATCCGAATCGAATGGGAACGTTTGCTCCAGGCTGGTCACTCCGGCCCGAAGAGATCACGATCGCTCATCTTCTGCAGAAAGCGGGCTACCGCTGCGGTCACTTCGGCAAGTGGCATGTGGGCACCGTTAAAGAAGGTTCTCCCACCAATCCCGGAGCGATGGGATTCGATGAATGGGTCTCCCATGACAACTTCTTCGAGATGAATCCGACTCTCTCCCGTAATGGTGCCACCCCCACAGTCTACGAGGGCGAAAGCTCGGCCATCCTGATCAAGGAAGCGATTCGATTCATCGATGCATCGGCTAAGGAGAAGAAGCCGTCGCTCACCGTGATCTGGTTCGGCTCGCCACATGAGCCCTACAGTGGACTGGCGGAGGATCTCGCTTTGTACGACGATCTTCCCGGCAAGTACACGAAAAAAGTGAAGCTGACCTCCAACGAGACGGGACAGCAAACGACCCGGCCGCAGGGCGAAGTGTTGCGCGAGCGGTATGCGGAAATCACGGCCATGGACCGGGCGATCGGGTTCCTGCGGGATCATCTCGAAGAAGAAGGCCTTCGCGAGAACACCGTCCTGTTCTACTGCGGCGACAACGGAACTTCCGGCGACTCTGCGCTGGGCGAGCCGCACCGGGGAGTGAAAGGCCAGGTTTACGAGGGAGGCATTCTTGTCCCCGGCCTCGTGGAATGGCCGGCTCGAATCCTCGATCCGAAGACAACCAGCGTTCGGGCCAGCACAAGCGATCTGCTTCCGACCCTCGGTGCGATCACCGGACAGTCGCTGCCGGATCGCCCGCTCGATGGGATCGAACTCAATCCGATCATTGGCGGAAACGAAGAGCGAACCAACCCGCTTTACTTTTGGGAATTCGAAATGTCTCACGTGCGGAAGGCGAAAACGGAACCGTGGATCGACCCGGCTCTGCAGGAAGGAACGACTCCGCTGGTGAAGTTCATGAACGGCAAGCCGACGCGCGATTTCGTGAACTTCAAACATCCGCCCGTCTCAGATGCCGACTACGAAGGGCCGCGAGCCATCATTGACGGGGATCTGAAACTGGTCGTCCACGAAAAGGGCGGGAAGCCGCGTGTGGAACTCTTCAACCTCACCAGTGATCCAGCCGAGAAGAACAATCTGGCCGACAAGCGTGCGGATGACGTGAAACGCCTGCAAAAAAGGCTGCGCGACTGGCAGTCATCGGTTCTGAACAGTGTTTCCGGCGACGATTACGACAACTAACCCGGATTCTCCTCGATCGATCCGAATGATCTCATTGACACTATCTTCAAGTAATTGATCCATCCTATGAAAAAGCTGCTCTTTCTCGTTCTGTTAAGTCTCTCGGTCTCCCCGGTTGAGGCAGCCGAGCGCCCGAACATCGTCTTCTTCTTCGCCGATGATCAGACGACGAGCACTCTCGGCTGCTACGGCAATGGCGTCGTGCAGTCGCCGAATATCGATGCTCTCGCTGCTCGCGGGACGCGGTTTCAGAATTCGTTTGTCAGTCAGCCGATCTGTTGGGTGAGCCGGACAACGATTCTGACTGGTCGCACGGGACGCACTTACGGTCTGCCCGACAATCCGGAAGCGACCAAGCCCGAAGTTGCCGAGACGCTCTATTCCGATCTCTTGCGAAAGAATGGCTATCGGACGGGGTTCTTCGGGAAGTGGCACGCCAAGATGCCGCGTGGCTATCGCCCGGAAGAACATTTCGACGAATACGAAGCGATCTTCCGCAATCCGTTCTACAAGCGGCAGCCGGATGGCTCGCTGCGTCACGAGACCGACCTGATTGTCGATCGAGGCATCGACTTCATCAAGAATCAGCCGAAGGATCAGCCCTTTGCTGTCAACATGTGGTTTAACGCCTGCCATGCTGAAGATGGTGATCGACGCCCTGGTCTGCACTTTGCCTGGCCACAGTCGGCAAACGGTCTGTACGAAGATATTGAGATGTACCGTCCCCGCCTCGATAATCCGGCGACGTTCGAAGCACTGCCGGACTTCCTGCAAACAAGCATCACCCGCGAACGGTACTTCTGGCGCTGGAATTCGCCTGAAAAGTATGAGACCAACATGCGGGCCTACCTGAGA is part of the Rubinisphaera margarita genome and encodes:
- a CDS encoding arylsulfatase → MLRILLIVTLSLHFAAQVQAETTKPNVVVFLADDAGWGDYSENGNHQTRTPNIDSIAQAGVTLDRYFVCPVCSPTRAEFLTGRYHPRGGVRGVSTGQERLNLDEATVADAFNKAGYATGAFGKWHNGSQYPYHPCGRGFDEYFGHTAGHWGEYFDAPLEENGKMIRTEGYIADVCTDRAIEFINRNQSQPFFCYVPYSTPHSPWAVPQEYWNEYKDMPIEQTATEPQREEPDHTRCALAMVKNQDDNVGRVLNRLEELGVAENTIVVYFSDNGPNSWRWNGGMKGRKGSTDEGGVRSTCYIRWSNKLPAGTTVTQIAGAIDLLPTLTSLAGIERIGDKPLDGRDLSPLLMGKQTKWSDRTIFSTWAGRTSARTQQFRLDHQGNLYDMVADPGQTQPVNKQHEQTAKRLKAEVEDWKMNVLNADRDGADREKKKRNAVDSRPLTVGYREFPITMLPARDGDPEGGVERSSSAPNCSYFVNWTSEEGRMVWLLDVHTAGRYDVTIDYTCPVDDAGSQIELSCGNHNLKGRVEPGWDPPLYTNQDTLPRPPAESQMKPFRTLHLGEMKLDKGEGELVLRALEIPGDYVMDVRRVTLTLLD
- a CDS encoding YybH family protein gives rise to the protein MRVLRALFAFCLLSCFTTMAIAEENASGSQDVIRKQIQSYVEYFNQGDTDKIAQLWAEDGVFANLTLGGSTQGRTQIVAELSSFLSTQPGARLTGSVDEIKLLGETAAKVTGSTQLVLEDGTAETSSFIILFVQIDDEWLIESITETSQPIKSAREELAELEWLIGDWKDQTEGADVATSCRWSRGEVYLIRTFSVSLGETVSEGTEIIGWDPQVRQIRSWSFFSDGSFGSGFWTKNGDKWVVQSVHTLAEGDVADSLRVISDIAEDSMRVQLASHSINGELQPAREPVTVTRIASETAAANEGGQE
- a CDS encoding sulfatase family protein; its protein translation is MRILLLLFFAVVFTAPLEAAELPNIILMMGDDHGWEETGYNGHPYVKTPVLDEMASSGLKFDRFYAAHPSCSPTRASFLTGRHPNRMGTFAPGWSLRPEEITIAHLLQKAGYRCGHFGKWHVGTVKEGSPTNPGAMGFDEWVSHDNFFEMNPTLSRNGATPTVYEGESSAILIKEAIRFIDASAKEKKPSLTVIWFGSPHEPYSGLAEDLALYDDLPGKYTKKVKLTSNETGQQTTRPQGEVLRERYAEITAMDRAIGFLRDHLEEEGLRENTVLFYCGDNGTSGDSALGEPHRGVKGQVYEGGILVPGLVEWPARILDPKTTSVRASTSDLLPTLGAITGQSLPDRPLDGIELNPIIGGNEERTNPLYFWEFEMSHVRKAKTEPWIDPALQEGTTPLVKFMNGKPTRDFVNFKHPPVSDADYEGPRAIIDGDLKLVVHEKGGKPRVELFNLTSDPAEKNNLADKRADDVKRLQKRLRDWQSSVLNSVSGDDYDN
- a CDS encoding aspartyl protease family protein, with protein sequence MMRSCQRFSIVLLMMGLELSAMEIHAQEAAPYFEGDRILVNARINEQPVRLLYDTGASFSAILSSAAERLKIEIDAQREQQLGNYRVPIGRTAPVEFAMFGQTMTTPLRVVVSPRKAPFDGVLSWRNVNSAHVLIDGYDRRVLTLNRLPERGWQRWQLEAENSQLFFAVTHEGKEMGRVFVDTGTSCGLRLSPQLWRQWREEHPEAGVTLETFQYFVGDVESYELSWAEEFSLGDLTFRDVDLSVIPESEEDMAIDAAGKEFIAMIGIRALRNLRIIISREEKMLLTQPIASIPDHNRLGAVFIPDPDDESVLRCRVLDGSPAAKAGLRNGDVLASIDDFNFSGRDESGPRNPSTFFSGPAGTRLAIAVRRDGELLDVQVQLEDLLR